One stretch of Ascaphus truei isolate aAscTru1 unplaced genomic scaffold, aAscTru1.hap1 HAP1_SCAFFOLD_2250, whole genome shotgun sequence DNA includes these proteins:
- the LOC142477678 gene encoding zinc finger protein 567-like isoform X2: MNSLMMNTDKKRMTEKILNHALQIIFLMTGEEYIVVKKHDSYSRGPCGPENFLKTQTSIMEHPTDSPIHHRNDEKKMVTEKTVEHSIKDNHLLTGEVPIQCDDVAVYFSMEEWEYLEGHKELYKDVMMEGHQTSLGCHGVNPESVSNIERGEEPCVSGPGDIEEKDMHVEICADASNSKNTPERSHNSLLPQDSIKKEKDILQDHPGDQCSSPLKLKKENRNGARNLAGAGSITTPPEYALRKCKATEEMSTEDEEKSINGKTKVVRICKNIPVKTYNCSECGKSFNHKSMYASHLKNHREEISTPNSFFVIHPGTRIGDKSFAYSKRSKPFVKQERIHRKKSLVDFSSGATGKLSVCSECGKYFSCNSHLSRHQRIHTGEKPYACPVCGRRFSWASSLITHKRTHTGEKPFACTVCGKRFSDYSGHAKHQRIHTGEKPFSCSNCGERFAQSYQLAKHQTTHCEWKAISDSL, encoded by the exons ATGAACTCACTGATGATGAACACGGACAAAAAGCGGATGACTGAGAAGATCTTGAATCACGCCCTGCAGATCATCTTCTTGATGACTGGAGAG GAATATATAGTGGTGAAGAAGCATGACTCCTACAGCCGCGGTCCTTGTGGGCCAGAAAACTTCTTGAAGACTCAGACCTCCATCATGGAGCATCCAACTGACTCACCGATACATCACAGAAATGATGAGAAGAAGATGGTGACAGAGAAGACCGTGGAACACTCCATCAAGGACAATCATTTGTTGACTGGAGAG GTACCTATACAGTGTGATGATGTTGCCGTCTATTTCTCCATGGAGGAGTGGGAGTATTTAGAAGGACACAAGGAGCTCTACAAGGACGTCATGATGGAGGGCCACCAGACCTCTCTTG GCTGTCACGGTGTGAATCCAGAGAGTGTTTCAAACATCGAGAGAGGAGAAGAGCCTTGTGTAAGCGGTCCAGGGGACATTGAAGAGAAGGATATGCATGTAGAAATATGTGCCG ACGCATCCAATAGCAAAAATACACCCGAAAGATCCCACAACTCTCTTTTGCCACAAGATAgtataaagaaagaaaaagatatCCTGCAGGATCATCCAGGAGACCAGTGCAGCAGCCCATTGAAATTAAAGAAGGAGAATAGAAATGGAGCGAGAAACTTGGCTGGAGCAGGAAGTATCACAACCCCCCCGGAATATGCTTTGAGAAAATGTAAAGCAACAGAAGAGATGTCTACTGAAGATGAGGAGAAGAGCATCAACGGGAAGACGAAGGTAGTGAGAATTTGCAAAAACATCCCTGTAAAGACCTATAACTGCAGTGAATGTGGGAAGAGTTTTAATCACAAATCCATGTACGCGTCTCATCTTAAAAACCACAGAGAAGAAATCTCTACTCCAAACTCATTTTTTGTTATACATCCGGGAACTCGCATAGGAGACAAGTCATTTGCTTACTCAAAAAGAAGTAAGCCTTTTGTGAAGCAAGAAAGAATTCACAGAAAGAAGTCGTTGGTGGATTTTTCCAGCGGTGCAACGGGAAAGTTGTCTGTATGCTCTGAATGCGGGAAGTATTTTTCTTGTAACTCGCATCTCTCtagacatcagagaattcacacggGAGAGAAACCTTATGCTTGCCCTGTATGTGGGAGGCGCTTTTCTTGGGCGTCATCACTTATAACGCATAAGAGaactcacacaggggagaaaccatttgcGTGCACTGTTTGCGGCAAACGCTTTTCTGATTACTCTGGTCATGCTAAACATCAGAGAATCCACACAGGAGAGAAACCGTTCTCTTGCTCAAACTGTGGGGAACGGTTTGCCCAGAGCTATCAGCTTGCTAAGCACCAGACAACTCACTGTGAATGGAAAGCTATTAGTGATTCAttgtga
- the LOC142477678 gene encoding oocyte zinc finger protein XlCOF8.4-like isoform X3 produces MNSLMMNTDKKRMTEKILNHALQIIFLMTGEEYIVVKKHDSYSRGPCGPENFLKTQTSIMEHPTDSPIHHRNDEKKMVTEKTVEHSIKDNHLLTGEGTADPGTRQRVAPNGHNPETDIKSPLQIGTGKVPIQCDDVAVYFSMEEWEYLEGHKELYKDVMMEGHQTSLDASNSKNTPERSHNSLLPQDSIKKEKDILQDHPGDQCSSPLKLKKENRNGARNLAGAGSITTPPEYALRKCKATEEMSTEDEEKSINGKTKVVRICKNIPVKTYNCSECGKSFNHKSMYASHLKNHREEISTPNSFFVIHPGTRIGDKSFAYSKRSKPFVKQERIHRKKSLVDFSSGATGKLSVCSECGKYFSCNSHLSRHQRIHTGEKPYACPVCGRRFSWASSLITHKRTHTGEKPFACTVCGKRFSDYSGHAKHQRIHTGEKPFSCSNCGERFAQSYQLAKHQTTHCEWKAISDSL; encoded by the exons ATGAACTCACTGATGATGAACACGGACAAAAAGCGGATGACTGAGAAGATCTTGAATCACGCCCTGCAGATCATCTTCTTGATGACTGGAGAG GAATATATAGTGGTGAAGAAGCATGACTCCTACAGCCGCGGTCCTTGTGGGCCAGAAAACTTCTTGAAGACTCAGACCTCCATCATGGAGCATCCAACTGACTCACCGATACATCACAGAAATGATGAGAAGAAGATGGTGACAGAGAAGACCGTGGAACACTCCATCAAGGACAATCATTTGTTGACTGGAGAG GGCACAGCGGACCCTGGAACCCGGCAGAGGGTGGCTCCCAACGGAcacaacccagagactgacataaagagccccctgcagatagggactggaaaA GTACCTATACAGTGTGATGATGTTGCCGTCTATTTCTCCATGGAGGAGTGGGAGTATTTAGAAGGACACAAGGAGCTCTACAAGGACGTCATGATGGAGGGCCACCAGACCTCTCTTG ACGCATCCAATAGCAAAAATACACCCGAAAGATCCCACAACTCTCTTTTGCCACAAGATAgtataaagaaagaaaaagatatCCTGCAGGATCATCCAGGAGACCAGTGCAGCAGCCCATTGAAATTAAAGAAGGAGAATAGAAATGGAGCGAGAAACTTGGCTGGAGCAGGAAGTATCACAACCCCCCCGGAATATGCTTTGAGAAAATGTAAAGCAACAGAAGAGATGTCTACTGAAGATGAGGAGAAGAGCATCAACGGGAAGACGAAGGTAGTGAGAATTTGCAAAAACATCCCTGTAAAGACCTATAACTGCAGTGAATGTGGGAAGAGTTTTAATCACAAATCCATGTACGCGTCTCATCTTAAAAACCACAGAGAAGAAATCTCTACTCCAAACTCATTTTTTGTTATACATCCGGGAACTCGCATAGGAGACAAGTCATTTGCTTACTCAAAAAGAAGTAAGCCTTTTGTGAAGCAAGAAAGAATTCACAGAAAGAAGTCGTTGGTGGATTTTTCCAGCGGTGCAACGGGAAAGTTGTCTGTATGCTCTGAATGCGGGAAGTATTTTTCTTGTAACTCGCATCTCTCtagacatcagagaattcacacggGAGAGAAACCTTATGCTTGCCCTGTATGTGGGAGGCGCTTTTCTTGGGCGTCATCACTTATAACGCATAAGAGaactcacacaggggagaaaccatttgcGTGCACTGTTTGCGGCAAACGCTTTTCTGATTACTCTGGTCATGCTAAACATCAGAGAATCCACACAGGAGAGAAACCGTTCTCTTGCTCAAACTGTGGGGAACGGTTTGCCCAGAGCTATCAGCTTGCTAAGCACCAGACAACTCACTGTGAATGGAAAGCTATTAGTGATTCAttgtga
- the LOC142477678 gene encoding zinc finger protein 783-like isoform X1 produces the protein MNSLMMNTDKKRMTEKILNHALQIIFLMTGEEYIVVKKHDSYSRGPCGPENFLKTQTSIMEHPTDSPIHHRNDEKKMVTEKTVEHSIKDNHLLTGEGTADPGTRQRVAPNGHNPETDIKSPLQIGTGKVPIQCDDVAVYFSMEEWEYLEGHKELYKDVMMEGHQTSLGCHGVNPESVSNIERGEEPCVSGPGDIEEKDMHVEICADASNSKNTPERSHNSLLPQDSIKKEKDILQDHPGDQCSSPLKLKKENRNGARNLAGAGSITTPPEYALRKCKATEEMSTEDEEKSINGKTKVVRICKNIPVKTYNCSECGKSFNHKSMYASHLKNHREEISTPNSFFVIHPGTRIGDKSFAYSKRSKPFVKQERIHRKKSLVDFSSGATGKLSVCSECGKYFSCNSHLSRHQRIHTGEKPYACPVCGRRFSWASSLITHKRTHTGEKPFACTVCGKRFSDYSGHAKHQRIHTGEKPFSCSNCGERFAQSYQLAKHQTTHCEWKAISDSL, from the exons ATGAACTCACTGATGATGAACACGGACAAAAAGCGGATGACTGAGAAGATCTTGAATCACGCCCTGCAGATCATCTTCTTGATGACTGGAGAG GAATATATAGTGGTGAAGAAGCATGACTCCTACAGCCGCGGTCCTTGTGGGCCAGAAAACTTCTTGAAGACTCAGACCTCCATCATGGAGCATCCAACTGACTCACCGATACATCACAGAAATGATGAGAAGAAGATGGTGACAGAGAAGACCGTGGAACACTCCATCAAGGACAATCATTTGTTGACTGGAGAG GGCACAGCGGACCCTGGAACCCGGCAGAGGGTGGCTCCCAACGGAcacaacccagagactgacataaagagccccctgcagatagggactggaaaA GTACCTATACAGTGTGATGATGTTGCCGTCTATTTCTCCATGGAGGAGTGGGAGTATTTAGAAGGACACAAGGAGCTCTACAAGGACGTCATGATGGAGGGCCACCAGACCTCTCTTG GCTGTCACGGTGTGAATCCAGAGAGTGTTTCAAACATCGAGAGAGGAGAAGAGCCTTGTGTAAGCGGTCCAGGGGACATTGAAGAGAAGGATATGCATGTAGAAATATGTGCCG ACGCATCCAATAGCAAAAATACACCCGAAAGATCCCACAACTCTCTTTTGCCACAAGATAgtataaagaaagaaaaagatatCCTGCAGGATCATCCAGGAGACCAGTGCAGCAGCCCATTGAAATTAAAGAAGGAGAATAGAAATGGAGCGAGAAACTTGGCTGGAGCAGGAAGTATCACAACCCCCCCGGAATATGCTTTGAGAAAATGTAAAGCAACAGAAGAGATGTCTACTGAAGATGAGGAGAAGAGCATCAACGGGAAGACGAAGGTAGTGAGAATTTGCAAAAACATCCCTGTAAAGACCTATAACTGCAGTGAATGTGGGAAGAGTTTTAATCACAAATCCATGTACGCGTCTCATCTTAAAAACCACAGAGAAGAAATCTCTACTCCAAACTCATTTTTTGTTATACATCCGGGAACTCGCATAGGAGACAAGTCATTTGCTTACTCAAAAAGAAGTAAGCCTTTTGTGAAGCAAGAAAGAATTCACAGAAAGAAGTCGTTGGTGGATTTTTCCAGCGGTGCAACGGGAAAGTTGTCTGTATGCTCTGAATGCGGGAAGTATTTTTCTTGTAACTCGCATCTCTCtagacatcagagaattcacacggGAGAGAAACCTTATGCTTGCCCTGTATGTGGGAGGCGCTTTTCTTGGGCGTCATCACTTATAACGCATAAGAGaactcacacaggggagaaaccatttgcGTGCACTGTTTGCGGCAAACGCTTTTCTGATTACTCTGGTCATGCTAAACATCAGAGAATCCACACAGGAGAGAAACCGTTCTCTTGCTCAAACTGTGGGGAACGGTTTGCCCAGAGCTATCAGCTTGCTAAGCACCAGACAACTCACTGTGAATGGAAAGCTATTAGTGATTCAttgtga